A region from the Cannabis sativa cultivar Pink pepper isolate KNU-18-1 chromosome 9, ASM2916894v1, whole genome shotgun sequence genome encodes:
- the LOC133030976 gene encoding histone deacetylase 8-like, which translates to MAASVSSPQSGSGNLHVSWHEGMLAHDTGNGVFDSGIDPGFLDILEKHPENSKRVKNMLSILRRGPISPYITWHSGKPALTSELLSFHSTEYINELIEADKEGGKMFCGGTFLNPGSWEAALLAAGTTLLAMKYVLDGHGKLAYALVRPPGHHAQPTQADGYCFLNNAGLAVNLALNSGCAKVAVIDIDVHWCAQLTNFFII; encoded by the coding sequence ATGGCTGCATCAGTTTCTTCTCCTCAATCTGGCAGTGGCAACCTTCACGTGTCCTGGCACGAGGGTATGCTTGCTCATGACACCGGCAATGGCGTCTTCGACTCCGGAATCGATCCTGGTTTCTTGGACATCTTAGAAAAACACCCAGAAAACTCTAAAAGAGTCAAGAACATGCTCTCCATTCTCAGAAGAGGCCCTATCTCTCCCTACATTACTTGGCATTCTGGAAAACCAGCTCTCACTTCTGAATTGCTCTCTTTCCACTCCACAGAATACATAAATGAACTAATTGAAGCTGATAAAGAAGGGGGTAAGATGTTTTGTGGAGGGACTTTTTTGAATCCTGGCTCATGGGAAGCTGCTCTTCTTGCTGCTGGTACTACTTTATTAGCTATGAAGTATGTTCTAGATGGACATGGAAAACTTGCTTATGCATTGGTCAGGCCTCCAGGTCACCATGCTCAGCCTACCCAAGCTGATGGATACTGCTTCCTTAACAATGCTGGTCTTGCTGTTAATTTGGCTTTGAATTCTGGCTGTGCTAAAGTAGCTGTGATTGACATTGATGTTCATTGGTGTGCTCAACTTACCAATTTCTTTATTATCTGA
- the LOC115722807 gene encoding zinc finger CCCH domain-containing protein 3: protein MPDTRQPQKNAVPNQSDGNIEEAIWRLKINDSQEVGGLAQSNPFPDRPGEPDCIYYLRTGSCGYGNNCRFNHPAYAPQAQYNGELPERVGQPDCGYFLKTGTCKYGSTCKFHHPRDRRGAGPVSFNMLGLPMRQEEKSCPYYVRTGACKFGPACKFHHPQPASHGTAFPVAPPAYGSAGSTMLPSSNLPYASGLPAAWSLPRVPYISGPQPQPPPYMPVVVSPSQGILSGGVWNTYVGNMSPASSTGILGSNYVFNPRNPSESGSGGQVNLLHPTPSLPERPDQPECRYFMNTGTCKYGTDCKYHHPKERIAPSAAISNQIGLPSRPGQAVCSYYSMYGLCKYGPTCKFDHPAVPNVYNYGMTLPAMLDSPYLSYPKGSPTANVPETSHSLPSKSFDVVNKPLSMQNHNSDSRLSDDSAKQASSLAPSSPSSEASEIQSG, encoded by the exons ATGCCAGATACTCGGCAACCTCAGAAGAATGCTGTTCCAAATCAATCCGATGGTAACATTGAAG AAGCAATATGGCGGCTAAAAATCAATGATAGTCAAGAAGTGGGTGGTTTGGCTCAATCAAACCCATTCCCGGACCGTCCTGGTGAGCCAGattgcatatattatttgaGGACTGGATCATGTGGTTATGGCAATAACTGTCGGTTCAATCACCCTGCTTATGCTCCACAG GCTCAGTACAATGGAGAGCTTCCTGAAAGAGTTGGACAGCCTGACTGTGGG tatTTTCTGAAGACTGGGACTTGCAAATATGGGTCTACCTGTAAGTTTCATCACCCAAGAGACAGGCGTGGTGCTGGACCAGTTTCATTCAACATGTTAGGTCTCCCCATGCGACAG GAAGAAAAATCTTGTCCATATTATGTGCGAACCGGAGCTTGTAAGTTTGGGCCTGCATGCAAGTTTCATCATCCCCAGCCTGCATCCCATGGAACTGCATTTCCTGTTGCTCCTCCTGCTTATGGATCAGCGGGCTCCACAATGCTTCCATCTTCAAATCTACCATATGCTAGTGGACTTCCTGCTGCATGGTCATTGCCAAGAGTTCCTTATATTTCTGGTCCACAACCTCAACCACCTCCTTATATGCCTGTTGTTGTCTCTCCTTCTCAAGGAATTCTATCTGGAGGAGTTTGGAACACCTATGTG GGGAACATGAGCCCTGCATCTTCCACTGGTATCCTTGGATCCAATTATGTGTTCAACCCTAGGAATCCAAGTGAATCAGGTTCTGGTGGACAAGTAAACTTACTGCATCCAACTCCAAGTCTACCTGAGAGACCTGATCAACCGGAATGCCGATATTTTATGAACACTGGAACATGCAAATATGGAACAGATTGCAAGTATCATCACCCAAAGGAAAGGATTGCGCCGTCTGCGGCCATTTCCAACCAAATCGGGCTTCCCTCGCGGCCT GGGCAGGCTGTGTGTTCTTATTACAGTATGTATGGACTGTGCAAATATGGTCCAACTTGCAAATTTGATCACCCTGCTGTGCCGAATGTTTATAACTACGGTATGACTCTTCCTGCCATGCTTGATTCACCTTATTTAAGTTATCCCAAAGGCTCTCCAACAGCCAATGTGCCAGAGACTTCTCACTCCCTACCATCAAAATCATTTGATGTGGTAAACAAACCTTTGAGCATGCAAAATCATAACTCGGATTCAAGACTCTCAGATGATTCGGCGAAACAGGCTAGTTCTTTGGCACCCTCATCGCCGTCTTCTGAAGCTTCAGAAATCCAATCTGGTTGA